A stretch of the Bubalus kerabau isolate K-KA32 ecotype Philippines breed swamp buffalo chromosome 11, PCC_UOA_SB_1v2, whole genome shotgun sequence genome encodes the following:
- the FUBP3 gene encoding far upstream element-binding protein 3 isoform X2, translating into MAELVQGQSAPVGMKAEGFVDALHRVRQIAAKIDSIPHLNNSTPLVDPSVYGYGVQKRPLDDGGNQLGALVHQRAVITEEFKVPDKMVGFIIGRGGEQISRIQAESGCKIQIASESSGIPERPCVLTGTPESIEQAKRLLGQIVDRCRNGPGFHNDVDGNSTVQEIPIPASKVGLVIGKGGETIKQLQERTGVKMVMIQDGPLPTGADKPLRITGDPFKVQQAREMVLEIIREKDQADFRGVRGDFSSRMGGGSIEVSVPRFAVGIVIGRNGEMIKKIQNDAGVRIQFKPDDGISPERAAQVMGPPDRCQHAAHVISELILTAQERDGFGGLAMARGRGRGRGDWSVGTPGGVQEVTYTVPADKCGLVIGKGGENIKSINQQSGAHVELQRNPPPSTDPNLRIFTIRGLPPQIEVARHLIDEKVGGTSLGAPGPFGQSPFSQPPAAPHQNTFPPRSSGCFPNIAAKVNGNPHSAPVSGPPAFLTQGWGSTYQAWQQPTQQVPSQQSQPQSSQPDYSKAWEDYYKKQSHAASAAPQASTPPDYTMAWAEYYRQQVAFYGQTLGQAQAPSQEQ; encoded by the exons ATTGCTGCTAAAATTGATTCAATTCCTCACTTGAATAATTCCACACCTCTAGTGGACCCCTCAGTGTATGGCTATGGAGTACAGAAGCGGCCCTTGGATGATGGAG GTAACCAGTTAGGGGCCTTGGTACATCAAAG GGCAGTAATAACAGAAGAATTCAAAGTGCCTGATAAAATGGTTGGATTTA TTATCGGCCGGGGAGGTGAGCAGATCTCGCGGATTCAAGCAGAATCtggttgcaaaattcagattgcGTCAG AGAGTTCTGGGATTCCAGAGAGGCCCTGTGTACTTACCGGAACCCCAGAAAGTATTga ACAAGCCAAACGGCTCCTGGGGCAGATCGTGGACCGCTGTCGGAACGGACCCGGCTTTCACAATGACGTTGACGGCAACAGCACGGTCCAGGAGATTCCCATCCCAGCGTCGAAAGTGGGTCTGGTCATTGGCAAAGGCGGGGAGACGATAAAGCAGTTGCAG GAGCGGACCGGCGTGAAGATGGTCATGATCCAGGACGGCCCATTGCCCACAGGAGCAGACAAGCCCCTTCGCATCACCGGAGACCCGTTTAAAGTTCAG CAAGCGAGAGAAATGGTCTTAGAAATCATCCGAGAGAAAGACCAAGCTGACTTTCGAGGTGTGCGCGGTGATTTCAGCTCTCGAATGGGAGGAGGCAGTATAGAG GTGTCTGTGCCTAGGTTTGCTGTCGGGATTGTAATAGGAAGAAACGGGGAAATGATCAAAAAGATCCAGAATGATGCCGGTGTGAGAATTCAGTTCAAACCAG ATGATGGTATTAGTCCGGAGAGAGCTGCACAGGTGATGGGACCCCCGGATCGATGCCAGCACGCAGCACATGTCATCAGCGAGCTTATTCTCACAGCACAG GAAAGAGACGGCTTCGGAGGCCTGGCGATGGCCAGGGGGAGAGGCCGCGGCCGTGGCGACTGGAGCGTGGGGACCCCCGGCGGCGTCCAGGAGGTGACCTACACTGTGCCGGCCGACAAGTGCGGCCTCGTCATTGGCAAAG GGGGCGAGAACATCAAGAGCATAAACCAGCAGTCGGGAGCGCACGTGGAGCTTCAGCGGAACCCCCCTCCCAGCACCGACCCCAACCTGCGGATATTCACCATCCGGGGGCTCCCTCCGCAGATCGAGGTGGCCAGACACCTCATAGATGAGAAAGTCGGC GGGACCAGTCTTGGAGCTCCTGGACCCTTTGGACAGAGCCCCTTCAGCCAGCCGCCTGCCGCACCTCATCAAAA CacctttcctccaaggagctcaGGGTGCTTCCCAAACATTGCTGCTAAAGTGAACGGAAACCCCCATAGCGCCCCTGTGAG TGGTCCTCCcgcctttctgacccagggctgGGGCAGCACCTACCAGGCGTGGCAGCAGCCCACACAGCAGGTTCCAA GCCAGCAGAGCCAGCCGCAGAGCAGCCAGCCTGACTACAGCAAGGCCTGGGAGGACTACTACAAAAAACAGA GTCACGCCGCCAGCGCCGCGCCCCAGGCCAGCACCCCACCGGACTACACCATGGCCTGGGCGGAGTACTACCGGCAGCAGGTCGCCTTCTACGGGCAGACGTTAGGGCAGGCGCAGGCCCCCAGCCAG GAGCAGTAG
- the FUBP3 gene encoding far upstream element-binding protein 3 isoform X1, whose product MAELVQGQSAPVGMKAEGFVDALHRVRQIAAKIDSIPHLNNSTPLVDPSVYGYGVQKRPLDDGVGNQLGALVHQRAVITEEFKVPDKMVGFIIGRGGEQISRIQAESGCKIQIASESSGIPERPCVLTGTPESIEQAKRLLGQIVDRCRNGPGFHNDVDGNSTVQEIPIPASKVGLVIGKGGETIKQLQERTGVKMVMIQDGPLPTGADKPLRITGDPFKVQQAREMVLEIIREKDQADFRGVRGDFSSRMGGGSIEVSVPRFAVGIVIGRNGEMIKKIQNDAGVRIQFKPDDGISPERAAQVMGPPDRCQHAAHVISELILTAQERDGFGGLAMARGRGRGRGDWSVGTPGGVQEVTYTVPADKCGLVIGKGGENIKSINQQSGAHVELQRNPPPSTDPNLRIFTIRGLPPQIEVARHLIDEKVGGTSLGAPGPFGQSPFSQPPAAPHQNTFPPRSSGCFPNIAAKVNGNPHSAPVSGPPAFLTQGWGSTYQAWQQPTQQVPSQQSQPQSSQPDYSKAWEDYYKKQSHAASAAPQASTPPDYTMAWAEYYRQQVAFYGQTLGQAQAPSQEQ is encoded by the exons ATTGCTGCTAAAATTGATTCAATTCCTCACTTGAATAATTCCACACCTCTAGTGGACCCCTCAGTGTATGGCTATGGAGTACAGAAGCGGCCCTTGGATGATGGAG TAGGTAACCAGTTAGGGGCCTTGGTACATCAAAG GGCAGTAATAACAGAAGAATTCAAAGTGCCTGATAAAATGGTTGGATTTA TTATCGGCCGGGGAGGTGAGCAGATCTCGCGGATTCAAGCAGAATCtggttgcaaaattcagattgcGTCAG AGAGTTCTGGGATTCCAGAGAGGCCCTGTGTACTTACCGGAACCCCAGAAAGTATTga ACAAGCCAAACGGCTCCTGGGGCAGATCGTGGACCGCTGTCGGAACGGACCCGGCTTTCACAATGACGTTGACGGCAACAGCACGGTCCAGGAGATTCCCATCCCAGCGTCGAAAGTGGGTCTGGTCATTGGCAAAGGCGGGGAGACGATAAAGCAGTTGCAG GAGCGGACCGGCGTGAAGATGGTCATGATCCAGGACGGCCCATTGCCCACAGGAGCAGACAAGCCCCTTCGCATCACCGGAGACCCGTTTAAAGTTCAG CAAGCGAGAGAAATGGTCTTAGAAATCATCCGAGAGAAAGACCAAGCTGACTTTCGAGGTGTGCGCGGTGATTTCAGCTCTCGAATGGGAGGAGGCAGTATAGAG GTGTCTGTGCCTAGGTTTGCTGTCGGGATTGTAATAGGAAGAAACGGGGAAATGATCAAAAAGATCCAGAATGATGCCGGTGTGAGAATTCAGTTCAAACCAG ATGATGGTATTAGTCCGGAGAGAGCTGCACAGGTGATGGGACCCCCGGATCGATGCCAGCACGCAGCACATGTCATCAGCGAGCTTATTCTCACAGCACAG GAAAGAGACGGCTTCGGAGGCCTGGCGATGGCCAGGGGGAGAGGCCGCGGCCGTGGCGACTGGAGCGTGGGGACCCCCGGCGGCGTCCAGGAGGTGACCTACACTGTGCCGGCCGACAAGTGCGGCCTCGTCATTGGCAAAG GGGGCGAGAACATCAAGAGCATAAACCAGCAGTCGGGAGCGCACGTGGAGCTTCAGCGGAACCCCCCTCCCAGCACCGACCCCAACCTGCGGATATTCACCATCCGGGGGCTCCCTCCGCAGATCGAGGTGGCCAGACACCTCATAGATGAGAAAGTCGGC GGGACCAGTCTTGGAGCTCCTGGACCCTTTGGACAGAGCCCCTTCAGCCAGCCGCCTGCCGCACCTCATCAAAA CacctttcctccaaggagctcaGGGTGCTTCCCAAACATTGCTGCTAAAGTGAACGGAAACCCCCATAGCGCCCCTGTGAG TGGTCCTCCcgcctttctgacccagggctgGGGCAGCACCTACCAGGCGTGGCAGCAGCCCACACAGCAGGTTCCAA GCCAGCAGAGCCAGCCGCAGAGCAGCCAGCCTGACTACAGCAAGGCCTGGGAGGACTACTACAAAAAACAGA GTCACGCCGCCAGCGCCGCGCCCCAGGCCAGCACCCCACCGGACTACACCATGGCCTGGGCGGAGTACTACCGGCAGCAGGTCGCCTTCTACGGGCAGACGTTAGGGCAGGCGCAGGCCCCCAGCCAG GAGCAGTAG